The following coding sequences are from one Paenibacillus sp. JDR-2 window:
- a CDS encoding sigma-70 family RNA polymerase sigma factor, giving the protein MTDSSWLTDQFEAHRSHLRSVAYRMLGSWSEAEDAVQESWFRLTRSETEAIENLGGWLTTVVSRVCLDMLRSRKARREEPIEAYDIGKSIDNRPEGNPESAMLMADSIGLALLVVLSTLSPGERVAFVLHDIFAIPYAEIAPIIGRSEAAARQMASRARRRVQGAKTSSGTDLSVQKRLVDSFLVAARSGDLDALLKVLDPEVVLRSDREASPNEVRGTHAVAEQLMFGRAKAARAAIINGEVGVTVSPGGQLLLVLALAYADGKIVGIDVISDPDRIKSLDLVSLNDTLPL; this is encoded by the coding sequence ATGACTGATTCAAGTTGGCTGACGGATCAGTTCGAAGCCCATCGTTCCCATTTGCGTTCGGTTGCTTACCGGATGCTTGGAAGCTGGAGTGAAGCAGAGGATGCCGTTCAGGAGTCGTGGTTCCGGTTAACCCGCTCCGAAACGGAAGCCATTGAAAATTTAGGGGGATGGCTGACCACGGTGGTTTCGAGAGTATGCCTCGATATGCTGCGTTCTCGCAAAGCAAGGCGCGAAGAACCGATAGAGGCTTACGATATCGGGAAGTCTATCGATAACAGACCGGAAGGCAATCCCGAGAGTGCAATGCTGATGGCCGATTCCATCGGGCTGGCCTTGCTTGTCGTGCTCAGCACTTTAAGCCCCGGTGAACGGGTTGCTTTTGTGCTTCATGACATTTTTGCCATACCTTATGCCGAGATCGCCCCAATTATTGGCCGGTCAGAGGCAGCCGCGAGACAAATGGCCAGCCGTGCGCGCCGCCGCGTTCAAGGGGCAAAGACTTCATCCGGCACGGACCTTTCTGTTCAGAAGAGACTTGTAGATTCCTTTCTTGTGGCGGCGAGGAGCGGCGATCTTGACGCATTGCTGAAAGTACTCGACCCGGAAGTCGTGCTGCGATCCGATCGCGAAGCCTCTCCGAACGAAGTACGCGGCACGCATGCGGTAGCCGAGCAATTAATGTTTGGGCGCGCCAAAGCTGCGCGAGCCGCAATTATTAACGGAGAGGTTGGCGTTACCGTATCGCCTGGCGGCCAATTGCTTCTCGTTCTGGCTCTCGCTTATGCGGATGGGAAGATTGTTGGAATTGACGTGATCTCCGATCCCGACCGTATAAAAAGCCTGGATCTAGTTTCATTGAACGATACTTTACCCCTTTAA
- a CDS encoding DoxX family protein, which translates to MVVMTIVLQSLLLAYYLFSGTAKVLGAKYWTGIFTHLGLSREFRIITGFVQLIGAAALCAGYWDNGILDLAVIWLAITMLVACFVHLKARDSFGKTAPALVFAILNLIILSANFNDLSSFF; encoded by the coding sequence ATGGTTGTTATGACGATTGTTCTTCAGAGCCTGCTTTTGGCCTACTATCTTTTCTCCGGTACCGCCAAGGTTCTCGGAGCCAAGTATTGGACCGGCATTTTTACGCATCTTGGACTATCCCGGGAATTCCGCATCATTACCGGCTTCGTCCAATTGATCGGTGCCGCGGCTTTATGCGCTGGCTATTGGGATAACGGGATACTTGATTTGGCCGTTATTTGGTTAGCCATTACAATGCTGGTTGCCTGCTTCGTTCATCTCAAGGCGCGTGATTCTTTCGGCAAAACAGCACCTGCCCTCGTCTTCGCTATACTGAATCTAATTATTCTTTCCGCTAACTTCAACGATCTCTCTTCATTCTTCTGA
- a CDS encoding response regulator transcription factor — translation MLKVMIVEDEPLIRAGLKHYFPWEQLGVGGIVEAENGKAGVDVALREEPDLIVTDIRMPEMNGLEMIEQLKPLLPNASFIILTGYNEFKYAQEAIRLGVVQEYLLKPLEYDVSMEAITACINRLEQKREERRKKREFEAKAAELTKWQYGQAVKQLMDGSLSDIPGWRQLLGFNEQSELTYVTLAASCFGRSGLQQERKWRQTAEQLIGKAAAEISPGHRLMGYMSRGRLYVLLVLAGLSDPSGADQLLSRRLSSSLNPIHPDTRLYLSVGPATSDLAKAGAALKSAGLSLLQRFASPGQWLISADHLPADEAPAGGDRFVSLHPDDRKKLQACLEQGDSVAAGELMDRLCEQSEKALPHIQAEQWLVFLQEIINVTLRFAHKEGIPVQGVSSEKLLDLSFVHDYRTLKSLFEYLALWVVHLNDVYSKQTHQSSQENAVFNQIKGFIEKNIDQELSLQMVADHFFYNPSYLSRLFKSKLNQNYLSFVTEIRIDYAKKLLRDTNRLVTDVCTMCGYKSYKHFVKMFRLVAGTTPTDYRRQLGIMH, via the coding sequence ATGCTAAAAGTAATGATTGTCGAAGACGAACCGCTTATTCGCGCTGGCTTAAAGCATTATTTCCCTTGGGAGCAGCTCGGCGTCGGCGGAATTGTGGAGGCCGAGAATGGCAAGGCCGGCGTAGACGTGGCTCTGCGGGAAGAGCCGGATTTAATCGTGACCGACATTCGTATGCCCGAGATGAACGGGCTGGAAATGATCGAGCAGTTAAAGCCGCTGCTTCCGAATGCCAGCTTTATCATTCTCACCGGCTACAACGAATTCAAATACGCGCAGGAGGCTATCCGTCTAGGCGTTGTTCAGGAGTATTTGCTTAAGCCGCTGGAGTATGACGTCAGCATGGAGGCGATAACGGCCTGCATCAACCGGTTGGAGCAGAAGCGGGAAGAGCGGCGGAAGAAGCGGGAATTCGAGGCAAAAGCCGCCGAGCTAACGAAATGGCAATACGGTCAGGCTGTGAAGCAGCTTATGGACGGAAGCCTATCCGATATACCGGGCTGGAGACAACTGCTTGGATTTAATGAGCAGTCAGAGTTGACTTACGTGACGCTTGCGGCAAGCTGTTTTGGCCGCAGCGGACTGCAACAGGAGCGCAAATGGCGCCAGACAGCGGAGCAGCTTATAGGCAAGGCAGCTGCCGAGATTTCCCCGGGGCATCGGCTTATGGGCTACATGAGCAGAGGCAGGCTCTATGTTCTGTTGGTACTCGCAGGACTATCCGATCCTTCAGGGGCAGACCAGCTTCTTAGCAGGCGGTTATCCTCTTCCCTGAATCCAATCCATCCCGATACTCGGCTTTATCTCTCCGTAGGGCCTGCAACGTCCGATCTGGCAAAAGCAGGAGCAGCGCTCAAATCTGCCGGACTGAGCCTGCTCCAACGTTTTGCTTCACCCGGACAATGGTTGATATCAGCCGACCATTTGCCGGCTGATGAAGCCCCGGCAGGCGGCGACCGCTTCGTCTCGCTTCACCCGGATGACCGCAAGAAGCTGCAGGCCTGCCTGGAGCAAGGAGACTCCGTTGCTGCCGGCGAGCTGATGGACAGGTTATGCGAGCAATCGGAGAAGGCTCTGCCCCATATTCAGGCGGAACAATGGCTCGTATTCCTGCAGGAGATTATTAACGTCACCCTGCGCTTTGCCCACAAAGAGGGCATACCGGTCCAGGGAGTATCCAGCGAGAAGCTTCTTGATTTGTCTTTTGTCCATGACTACAGGACCCTCAAGAGCCTGTTCGAATACCTGGCGTTATGGGTCGTTCATCTGAACGATGTTTACTCTAAACAGACTCACCAGTCATCCCAGGAAAATGCGGTGTTCAACCAAATAAAAGGGTTTATCGAGAAGAACATTGATCAGGAGCTCAGCTTGCAGATGGTGGCCGATCATTTCTTCTATAACCCCTCTTATTTAAGCCGGCTGTTCAAGTCGAAGCTGAATCAGAACTATTTGAGCTTTGTCACCGAAATTCGCATTGATTACGCCAAGAAGCTGCTTCGCGACACTAATCGGCTTGTGACCGATGTATGCACGATGTGCGGTTACAAGAGCTACAAGCATTTCGTGAAAATGTTCCGGCTTGTGGCGGGCACAACGCCAACCGACTATCGGAGGCAGCTCGGTATCATGCATTAA
- a CDS encoding carbohydrate ABC transporter permease, with protein sequence MNAYMPFRKKPKKLISNIMLLAVALFFIFPFYWIVTGAFKVQNVAVAIPPEWFPHAPTLDNFTVLFKNPVWRWTFNSFFVAAAEMAGVCLVASMAGYVLAKKQFPGRKIIFTLFVAAMALPKQVILVPLFTMIADFGWIDHYKALILPAIGWPFGIFLVKQFAQTLPGELLEAAKVDGCTELRLYYSIVLPLLKPALGALAIFTFINAWNDYFSQLIMIRSTPMMTLPLGVATLKGEYTTPYGVLMAGAAFASLPMIVIFLLFQKAFTQGITMGAVKG encoded by the coding sequence ATGAATGCATACATGCCGTTTCGAAAAAAACCAAAAAAGCTGATCTCGAATATCATGCTTCTTGCGGTGGCTCTGTTTTTTATTTTTCCCTTCTATTGGATCGTCACCGGCGCCTTCAAGGTGCAAAACGTGGCAGTGGCTATTCCGCCGGAATGGTTCCCGCACGCTCCAACGCTCGATAATTTCACGGTTCTGTTCAAAAATCCCGTCTGGCGCTGGACCTTCAACAGCTTCTTTGTTGCCGCGGCTGAGATGGCGGGCGTATGCCTCGTAGCCTCCATGGCCGGTTACGTGCTGGCAAAAAAGCAGTTTCCCGGACGGAAAATCATTTTTACGCTGTTTGTCGCAGCCATGGCTTTGCCTAAGCAGGTTATTCTGGTTCCGCTATTTACGATGATTGCCGACTTCGGTTGGATCGACCATTATAAAGCGTTAATTCTGCCCGCAATTGGCTGGCCCTTTGGCATCTTTCTCGTTAAACAATTCGCGCAGACCTTGCCCGGAGAGCTGCTCGAGGCGGCCAAGGTAGACGGCTGCACCGAGCTTAGGCTTTATTACAGCATCGTGCTTCCGCTGCTCAAGCCCGCGCTTGGGGCGCTTGCGATCTTTACCTTCATCAATGCCTGGAATGATTATTTCAGCCAGCTCATTATGATCCGGTCTACCCCTATGATGACGCTGCCGCTCGGCGTCGCAACGCTGAAGGGTGAATATACGACGCCGTACGGCGTGCTGATGGCAGGCGCGGCCTTCGCCTCGCTTCCGATGATTGTAATCTTCCTGTTGTTCCAGAAAGCCTTCACGCAAGGCATTACGATGGGGGCCGTAAAAGGGTAA
- a CDS encoding carbohydrate ABC transporter permease → MLLTALRSKRLLWREWLASYLFLLPALAFFLLFVAYPMLRGAYISLFDYSLNRFEFIGLRNYADLFRDKTFLKSMKNTILIVLITVPAVIAFSIFVSNTIYRKSELARSFFRGVFYLPAVSSVVSITVVWASIYDPNYGILNYVTSLFGAEPIAWLGDLRTALFAIIAVLVTTSVGQPIILYVAALGNIPTSYIEAAQIDRATPGQIFRKIIWPMLMPTNLYIIVITTINTFQTFAIVQLLTAGGPLNATSTVMYGVYEKAFMLGSFGVAAAMGMILAVVIGIISLIQFKFLGSDVEY, encoded by the coding sequence ATGCTTTTAACGGCTCTAAGATCCAAACGCTTGTTATGGCGCGAATGGCTGGCCAGCTATTTATTCCTGCTTCCCGCACTTGCCTTCTTCCTGCTGTTCGTCGCTTATCCGATGCTCAGAGGCGCTTATATCAGCTTGTTCGACTACAGCCTGAATCGATTCGAATTTATCGGCCTCCGCAATTATGCCGATCTGTTCCGCGATAAGACTTTTTTGAAATCGATGAAGAACACGATCCTTATCGTTCTTATTACCGTTCCGGCGGTTATTGCCTTTTCGATTTTCGTATCCAACACGATTTACCGGAAGAGCGAGCTGGCGAGATCCTTCTTCCGAGGCGTGTTCTACTTGCCGGCGGTGTCCTCGGTTGTCAGTATCACCGTGGTATGGGCCTCTATCTATGATCCGAATTACGGCATTCTGAACTATGTAACCAGCTTGTTTGGAGCGGAGCCCATTGCCTGGCTGGGCGATCTCCGGACGGCATTATTCGCGATAATCGCGGTGCTTGTGACGACCTCCGTCGGCCAGCCGATTATTTTGTACGTAGCCGCTTTGGGGAATATCCCAACCTCCTACATCGAAGCCGCTCAAATTGACCGGGCTACTCCTGGACAAATATTCCGGAAGATCATATGGCCGATGCTGATGCCAACGAATCTGTACATTATCGTCATTACGACGATTAATACGTTCCAGACCTTTGCGATTGTCCAGCTCCTTACCGCTGGGGGGCCGCTTAACGCTACTTCGACCGTCATGTACGGCGTGTACGAGAAAGCGTTTATGCTGGGATCGTTTGGCGTAGCAGCCGCGATGGGCATGATTCTGGCGGTTGTCATTGGCATCATTTCGCTCATTCAGTTCAAATTTTTGGGCAGCGACGTTGAGTACTAG
- a CDS encoding ABC transporter substrate-binding protein: protein MAAPKKKATIIMTILLAMLTAACSSNNNAPGNKTSSEPQTTASGGSEATPEAKPVEITWWNFPNFQALDGEVGKYEKEMIAAFNQKHPEIKVNLEMITFDGGPEKLNVAIASNSAPDVIYDAPGRIIDWGKKGLLAPLDDMISGEVRSDIPEAFWKQSMVGDKTVMYPINTAPFMMAVNKTVFEKIGALDLLPLDRKDRVWSFDEYKAALQAVKEKAPDVIPSVFFAKSQAGDQGTRAYIANLGLSSFLKDDLSAIAINTDQAGAALDWIAQAQKDKLVISGSAALAASDVNDLFLQGKVAFSINYSAVLKAQNSTIKKAEFEEALLPFPTLDGSAPKLEPYLGGMAIFNNGDDARIQAAKTFIDFVANDEVYGKKNLIQTGGLSVRNSITGLYDDEEYAYSELARQFITAPPTIADGYAEIRTYWFPALQSVLLGQQTGKEALDSFAKSADEAIAKAKAQLK from the coding sequence ATGGCAGCACCGAAGAAGAAGGCAACGATTATAATGACAATCTTGTTAGCTATGCTTACGGCAGCCTGCAGTTCCAACAACAACGCACCGGGCAACAAGACATCAAGCGAACCGCAGACAACCGCATCGGGCGGCAGTGAGGCAACGCCGGAAGCCAAGCCCGTAGAGATTACATGGTGGAACTTTCCCAACTTCCAGGCTTTAGACGGAGAGGTTGGCAAGTACGAGAAAGAAATGATTGCCGCATTCAACCAGAAACACCCGGAAATCAAAGTGAATCTTGAAATGATTACGTTTGACGGAGGGCCGGAGAAGCTGAACGTGGCGATTGCCTCCAACTCCGCTCCCGATGTCATTTATGACGCACCCGGACGAATTATCGACTGGGGTAAAAAAGGGCTGCTCGCACCGCTCGACGACATGATATCAGGCGAGGTGCGCAGCGATATTCCGGAAGCGTTCTGGAAGCAGTCCATGGTAGGCGACAAAACGGTTATGTACCCGATTAACACGGCTCCGTTCATGATGGCCGTAAACAAAACGGTATTCGAGAAAATAGGCGCCCTGGATTTGCTTCCGCTGGACCGCAAGGACCGCGTATGGAGCTTTGACGAGTATAAGGCTGCGCTGCAAGCGGTGAAAGAAAAGGCTCCCGACGTTATTCCGTCCGTCTTCTTCGCCAAGAGCCAAGCCGGCGACCAAGGCACAAGGGCGTATATTGCGAACCTGGGTCTTTCCTCTTTCCTGAAGGATGATCTCTCCGCCATTGCCATCAATACGGACCAAGCCGGCGCGGCGCTGGATTGGATCGCTCAAGCACAGAAGGATAAGCTTGTCATTTCGGGCTCCGCGGCGCTTGCGGCATCCGATGTCAACGATTTGTTCCTGCAAGGCAAGGTGGCATTCTCCATCAACTACTCCGCCGTGTTGAAAGCGCAAAACTCGACGATCAAAAAAGCGGAGTTTGAAGAAGCGTTGCTGCCGTTCCCGACGCTGGACGGATCGGCGCCTAAGCTGGAGCCTTACTTGGGAGGCATGGCGATCTTCAACAACGGAGATGATGCCAGAATTCAAGCGGCAAAAACGTTTATCGATTTTGTAGCCAATGATGAAGTATACGGCAAGAAAAACCTGATTCAGACCGGCGGCTTGTCCGTGCGCAATTCGATTACGGGCCTGTACGACGATGAGGAATATGCTTACTCGGAGCTCGCCCGCCAGTTCATCACGGCACCTCCAACCATCGCGGACGGTTATGCGGAGATTCGCACGTACTGGTTCCCGGCGCTGCAAAGCGTTCTGTTAGGCCAGCAGACCGGCAAAGAGGCGCTGGACAGCTTCGCGAAAAGCGCCGATGAAGCGATTGCGAAAGCCAAAGCCCAGTTGAAATAA
- a CDS encoding cache domain-containing sensor histidine kinase: MGGFRQLRVNHQIFILMICIITLPLTIMSGIVYLFSLQTVKNEYQNSANLILNNLSFNIDQYLQSIETGTLTAQLDSQLQSSLVHWSENKNTDPSDISIKYGSVIEQFISRIELTVKNVDSVQVFAGGRIFYSADFNQSDYNTDDVFNQDWYKKTLHSQGKAVLFGAHTPFLRTNSSESVISIARVINKTGTRSNLAVILVDIRLDSLREILSLSENTNRNFLILDDEGGIVYSSDPNQEQLLKDLGQPGSQAKLQTYTGNYYSAMNGVPSYLNFITSPFSGWKVIQYMDEHNMTKDAAMFRKILLWGALCSLVTALLFMIMLSKRVTKPIIQLSKQVRAVGLGKFDVDLSTQRQDEFGVLYKGIRKMVEDLQEHIERSSMTLAQQKVAQYGALKSQINPHFLANALESIQMKAIIAGQRDIADMVGLLGRLFRIHIQTGKDIVSLKEELEHTRLYVKVQQMRFGDKISYSEKIEPGAETLPVLHFSLQPIVENAIVHGLERKSSQGSLQIAAFVSGQALHIEVTDNGAGMKEEEFAKLRQRLNEAAEDTLGSTHIGVKNVQDRIRYYYGDGYGLAIESQPGQGTKVTLRFPAAKAIPDSPR; encoded by the coding sequence TTGGGCGGATTCAGACAATTGCGCGTCAATCATCAGATTTTCATTCTTATGATTTGCATTATTACCCTACCGTTGACGATCATGTCGGGCATCGTGTACCTGTTCTCGCTTCAAACGGTAAAAAACGAATATCAGAACAGCGCCAACCTTATTCTGAACAATTTGTCCTTCAATATCGATCAATACCTGCAAAGCATTGAGACCGGCACGCTTACCGCCCAGCTCGACAGCCAGCTGCAAAGCTCGCTTGTCCATTGGTCGGAGAACAAGAATACGGATCCAAGCGATATCAGCATCAAATACGGCAGCGTCATAGAACAATTTATCAGCCGTATTGAGCTTACGGTCAAGAACGTCGATAGCGTGCAGGTATTTGCCGGCGGCCGGATCTTCTATTCGGCGGACTTTAATCAATCCGACTATAACACGGACGATGTATTCAACCAGGACTGGTATAAGAAAACGCTCCATTCGCAAGGCAAGGCGGTTTTGTTTGGCGCGCATACCCCTTTTCTGCGGACGAATTCTTCCGAATCGGTCATTTCGATCGCCAGGGTCATCAACAAGACGGGAACCAGATCCAACCTGGCCGTCATCCTGGTCGATATCCGGCTTGATTCCCTTCGCGAGATCTTAAGCTTGTCCGAGAATACGAACCGGAATTTTCTTATTCTCGATGACGAGGGCGGTATCGTCTACTCCTCGGACCCTAATCAGGAGCAGCTGCTGAAGGATCTTGGGCAGCCGGGCAGTCAAGCGAAGCTGCAGACGTACACGGGGAACTATTACTCCGCCATGAACGGCGTCCCTTCTTACCTGAACTTTATTACTTCGCCTTTCTCCGGCTGGAAGGTTATTCAGTACATGGATGAGCATAACATGACAAAGGATGCGGCCATGTTCCGCAAAATATTGCTGTGGGGCGCTTTATGCTCCCTCGTTACGGCGCTGCTGTTCATGATTATGCTGTCCAAACGCGTCACTAAGCCGATTATTCAGCTCAGCAAGCAGGTCAGGGCGGTTGGGCTTGGGAAGTTCGACGTCGACCTCAGCACGCAGCGGCAGGATGAGTTCGGCGTGCTCTATAAGGGTATCCGCAAAATGGTGGAGGATCTGCAGGAGCATATCGAACGGTCGTCCATGACTCTTGCCCAGCAGAAGGTAGCGCAATACGGAGCGCTCAAGAGCCAGATTAACCCGCATTTTCTGGCCAACGCGCTTGAGTCGATCCAGATGAAGGCTATCATTGCGGGGCAGCGGGATATTGCGGATATGGTGGGCCTACTTGGCCGGCTGTTCCGCATTCATATTCAGACAGGCAAAGATATCGTAAGCCTGAAGGAGGAGCTGGAGCATACCCGGCTATACGTGAAGGTGCAGCAAATGCGCTTTGGCGACAAGATCAGCTATTCGGAAAAAATCGAACCCGGCGCCGAAACGCTTCCGGTTCTGCATTTCTCGCTGCAGCCGATTGTGGAGAACGCCATCGTTCACGGCTTGGAGCGCAAAAGCAGCCAGGGCAGTCTTCAAATAGCCGCCTTTGTTTCCGGACAAGCCCTGCATATTGAAGTCACGGATAACGGTGCCGGCATGAAGGAAGAGGAGTTCGCAAAGCTCCGTCAACGCTTGAACGAAGCGGCCGAGGATACGCTTGGCAGCACGCATATCGGCGTCAAAAACGTGCAGGACCGCATCCGCTATTATTACGGTGACGGATATGGACTCGCGATTGAAAGCCAGCCTGGGCAAGGTACGAAGGTGACCCTTCGGTTCCCTGCCGCCAAAGCGATTCCTGACTCCCCGCGTTAA
- a CDS encoding dihydrodipicolinate synthase family protein, translated as MSLQKFHGIIPAFYACYDNDGNISKDRTGQLASYLLAKKVQGVYVGGSSGECIYQSIEERKAVLAYAAESLKGKMTLIAHVGAPSTRDSIELAKHAAELGYDALSAIPPIYFKLPDSAVIRYWNDIMDATPLPFIIYNIPQTTGYQLTPAVFRELLASDKVIGVKNSSMPALDIERFKSVGGDRVIVFNGPDEQFVAGRMMGAQGGIGGTYAAMPELFLEANVLLQEGKLEEATRLQSAINDLIIALCSLNGSMYAGIKEVLRARGVDIGGVRAPLENLSGDDGEKIRQIVASIDKAIANFVR; from the coding sequence GTGAGCCTGCAAAAATTTCATGGCATCATTCCAGCTTTTTACGCTTGTTACGACAATGACGGAAACATCTCAAAGGATCGGACCGGACAACTTGCGTCCTATTTGTTAGCCAAGAAGGTACAAGGCGTGTACGTAGGAGGAAGCTCTGGCGAGTGCATTTATCAAAGTATCGAAGAGAGAAAAGCGGTACTCGCTTACGCGGCGGAAAGCCTGAAGGGCAAGATGACGCTTATCGCTCACGTTGGAGCACCGTCCACCAGAGACAGCATCGAGTTGGCGAAGCATGCCGCAGAGCTTGGTTATGACGCTCTTTCCGCTATACCGCCGATTTATTTCAAGCTGCCGGACAGCGCGGTCATTCGTTATTGGAACGACATTATGGATGCAACCCCGCTTCCGTTCATCATCTATAACATTCCGCAGACAACGGGCTACCAGTTAACGCCTGCCGTATTCCGCGAGCTGCTTGCAAGCGACAAGGTTATCGGAGTAAAGAACTCGTCTATGCCGGCGCTCGACATCGAGCGGTTTAAATCCGTCGGCGGTGACCGCGTTATCGTCTTTAACGGTCCGGACGAGCAATTCGTGGCCGGCCGCATGATGGGAGCGCAAGGCGGAATCGGCGGCACTTATGCCGCTATGCCGGAGTTGTTCCTGGAGGCCAACGTATTGCTGCAGGAAGGCAAGCTGGAAGAAGCTACGCGTCTTCAAAGCGCGATCAACGACCTCATCATTGCGCTTTGTTCCTTAAACGGCTCGATGTATGCCGGCATCAAGGAAGTGCTTCGCGCAAGAGGGGTAGACATTGGCGGCGTTCGGGCTCCGCTCGAGAACCTCAGCGGCGATGACGGAGAGAAGATCCGGCAGATTGTCGCCAGCATCGATAAGGCCATTGCCAATTTTGTTCGCTAG
- a CDS encoding ABC transporter substrate-binding protein — MKKWSMGITAVTIMALLAGCSGNAKNEGSSANGGGNSKGKEKVAINVWLTPQWKGVLDATEQGADYDSFLKYAAKKFTEQYDKYDADIKVEVIAGDQRDQLLNVNLNGGTAPNVFFESTFAMGDYVHRGALEPLTDIIDDNAKSDIAQNYWDMVTFGDDIYFYPFQNNPGTLVYNADMFKAAGLEQYVGGENEIKTWTLAEYEQILEGLKTKLPKDKYSNAYPMALFAVNNQGDTWNLSYLRMFGLDFFDKDGNIVLGENGVKSAAWLKKIYDAKYTNPGAESVSSNDANAMFQNQQLAISFTNPVLFNGIKANMASGTSPKFDVRLANIPSESGDPLTFTYVVGASVFQSKDPKKTEVAKDFVKFFSSDPELVKSSKNGIPVRASVIKELSGENPFFAAYDANSKYIFNFSGNVPGYSQLREALYPELQALYMGAKTPEQAIKDYVANGNKVIQSNKENSVIYKK, encoded by the coding sequence ATGAAGAAATGGTCCATGGGCATTACCGCGGTAACGATTATGGCTTTGCTCGCGGGATGCTCCGGCAATGCCAAAAACGAAGGTTCAAGCGCAAACGGCGGCGGTAATTCGAAAGGTAAAGAAAAGGTCGCGATTAACGTATGGCTGACTCCGCAATGGAAAGGCGTGCTGGATGCAACCGAGCAAGGCGCCGATTACGACAGCTTCCTGAAATACGCGGCCAAGAAATTTACCGAGCAATACGACAAATATGACGCGGACATTAAAGTGGAGGTCATCGCCGGCGATCAGCGCGACCAGCTGCTGAATGTCAATCTTAACGGCGGAACCGCTCCAAACGTCTTCTTCGAAAGCACATTCGCCATGGGCGACTACGTGCACCGCGGCGCGCTTGAGCCGCTTACCGACATCATCGACGACAATGCGAAGAGCGATATCGCCCAGAACTACTGGGATATGGTGACGTTTGGCGACGATATTTACTTCTACCCGTTCCAGAACAATCCGGGAACGCTCGTCTACAACGCGGATATGTTCAAGGCAGCCGGACTCGAGCAATACGTCGGCGGGGAGAACGAGATCAAGACCTGGACGCTTGCCGAATACGAGCAAATTCTTGAAGGCCTCAAGACCAAGCTTCCTAAAGATAAATACTCCAACGCATACCCGATGGCGCTGTTTGCGGTCAACAACCAGGGAGATACCTGGAACCTGTCTTACCTGAGAATGTTTGGTTTGGACTTCTTCGATAAGGACGGCAATATCGTGCTTGGCGAGAACGGCGTTAAATCGGCGGCATGGCTGAAGAAAATCTACGACGCCAAGTATACAAACCCGGGTGCTGAATCCGTCTCCTCCAATGACGCAAACGCCATGTTCCAAAACCAGCAGCTCGCCATCAGCTTTACGAACCCGGTTCTGTTCAACGGCATTAAAGCCAACATGGCAAGCGGCACTTCTCCTAAGTTCGATGTCAGACTGGCGAATATTCCTTCGGAAAGCGGCGATCCGCTGACCTTCACTTACGTCGTTGGCGCAAGCGTATTCCAATCCAAAGATCCGAAGAAAACCGAAGTGGCCAAAGACTTCGTGAAGTTCTTCTCCAGCGATCCGGAGCTCGTGAAATCGTCGAAAAACGGCATTCCGGTGCGCGCATCGGTCATTAAAGAGCTGAGCGGCGAGAATCCTTTCTTTGCGGCCTACGATGCGAACTCCAAATACATTTTCAACTTCAGCGGCAACGTTCCGGGCTACAGCCAATTGCGCGAGGCGCTTTATCCGGAGCTGCAGGCTTTGTACATGGGGGCAAAAACGCCTGAGCAAGCCATTAAAGACTATGTAGCTAACGGGAATAAGGTTATTCAATCCAACAAAGAAAACTCGGTCATTTATAAGAAATAG